One genomic segment of Nocardia spumae includes these proteins:
- a CDS encoding HelD family protein, whose translation MPDRLTEDHPATDRVAELEREQTYLSLLYQRLDGMREYAQRRLRTVLLETGGTPQARSERESFTQLYSEDLSKYDAAENGLCFGRIDLAASDEGEETGDGESRYIGRLGILDEDDDYATLLLDWRAPLARPFYLATTAAPDGVTRRRHIRSRNRSVTGISDEYLDLEAARSAGAVDSDDGGVGSESALLTALNAARTGHMTDIVETIQSEQDAIIRSEHRSVLVVQGGPGTGKTAVALHRAAYLLYTFRQQLDKAGVLIIGPNSTFLDYIGQVLPSLGETGVLLSTIGNLYPGVQASLEDSLRAGELKGSLEMIDVLKKAVRDRQEVPGDPIRLDFDGYELTLDRKIATKARGRARSSRRAHNLARPIFAAAVVDALTDQLAQIIGKDQFAETVDEADAAAGRRPAGNGRNLLSQADLTEIRDEMRADSGIQRAIAQLWPILTPQQVLAELWAEPDRLGRAASRMSPEDRKELFRAIDAATGPEYSAADAPLLDELAELLGIDDAEERERSRRRWRAQLAEAQEALDILTGSAPQDLEDDLDPEILMAYDLIDAGQLAERQTVRNRQTTAERAAGDRNWAYGHVIIDEAQELSEMAWRMVMRRIPNRWVTVVGDVAQTGDPAGASSWQRMLEPYVAQRWKLTELTVNYRTPAEIMTVAADVLAAIDPGATIPRSVRESGCPPQAVQVAAGESLAAVADLVSAEAERPGITAVLTPHALVGEFASLAGDSVRVLTVADVKGLEFDAVVLVEPQGILDESPRGLNDLYVALTRATQRLSVVHTGTLPEVLGALR comes from the coding sequence TTGCCCGACCGCCTCACCGAGGATCACCCGGCCACCGACCGCGTCGCCGAACTGGAACGGGAGCAGACCTACCTGAGCCTGCTCTACCAACGTCTGGACGGAATGCGCGAATACGCCCAGCGCCGGTTGCGGACCGTCCTGCTGGAAACCGGCGGCACACCGCAGGCCCGCAGCGAACGCGAATCCTTCACCCAGCTGTATTCGGAGGACCTGTCGAAGTACGACGCCGCCGAGAACGGTCTGTGTTTCGGCCGGATCGACCTCGCGGCCTCCGACGAGGGCGAGGAGACCGGCGACGGCGAATCCCGGTACATCGGGCGGCTCGGCATCCTCGACGAGGACGACGACTACGCCACCCTGCTGCTGGACTGGCGCGCACCACTGGCCCGCCCGTTCTATCTCGCCACCACCGCGGCGCCCGACGGCGTGACCCGGCGCCGCCATATCCGCTCCCGTAACCGCTCCGTCACCGGCATCAGCGATGAGTACCTCGATCTGGAAGCGGCCCGCAGCGCGGGCGCGGTCGACTCCGACGACGGCGGTGTGGGCAGTGAGAGTGCGCTGCTGACCGCGCTCAACGCGGCCCGCACCGGGCATATGACCGATATCGTCGAGACGATCCAGAGCGAGCAGGACGCGATCATTCGCTCCGAGCATCGCAGCGTGCTGGTGGTCCAGGGCGGTCCGGGCACCGGTAAGACCGCGGTGGCGCTCCATCGCGCGGCCTATCTGCTCTACACCTTCCGCCAGCAGCTCGACAAGGCCGGTGTCCTGATCATCGGTCCCAACTCCACCTTCCTCGACTACATCGGCCAGGTGCTGCCCTCACTCGGTGAGACCGGGGTGTTGCTGTCCACGATCGGCAATCTGTATCCGGGAGTGCAAGCGTCGCTGGAGGATTCGCTGCGCGCGGGTGAGCTCAAGGGTTCGCTCGAGATGATCGATGTGCTGAAGAAGGCGGTCCGCGACCGCCAGGAGGTACCCGGCGATCCGATCCGGCTCGACTTCGACGGCTACGAACTGACTCTCGACCGCAAGATCGCGACCAAGGCCCGGGGCCGGGCCCGGTCCTCGCGGCGCGCGCACAACCTGGCCCGCCCGATCTTCGCGGCCGCGGTGGTCGACGCCCTGACCGATCAGCTCGCCCAGATCATCGGCAAGGACCAGTTCGCCGAGACCGTCGACGAGGCCGACGCCGCCGCGGGCCGGCGCCCCGCCGGCAACGGGCGCAACCTGCTGAGCCAGGCCGACCTCACCGAGATCCGCGACGAGATGCGCGCCGACTCCGGAATTCAGCGGGCCATCGCGCAGTTGTGGCCGATCCTGACGCCGCAGCAGGTCCTGGCCGAACTGTGGGCGGAGCCGGACCGGCTGGGTCGCGCGGCGAGCCGGATGAGCCCCGAGGATCGCAAAGAGCTGTTCCGGGCCATCGATGCGGCGACCGGACCCGAATACTCCGCCGCGGACGCGCCCCTGCTGGACGAGCTGGCCGAGTTGCTCGGGATCGACGACGCCGAGGAGCGGGAGCGTTCACGCCGACGGTGGCGGGCACAGCTGGCCGAAGCGCAGGAGGCACTCGACATCCTGACCGGATCGGCGCCGCAGGATCTCGAGGACGATCTCGACCCGGAGATCCTGATGGCCTACGACCTGATCGATGCCGGACAGCTCGCCGAGCGTCAGACCGTGCGCAATCGGCAGACCACCGCCGAGCGAGCCGCCGGGGATCGCAACTGGGCCTACGGGCACGTGATCATCGACGAGGCGCAGGAACTCTCGGAGATGGCGTGGCGGATGGTGATGCGGCGGATCCCGAACCGCTGGGTGACGGTGGTCGGCGATGTCGCGCAGACCGGCGATCCGGCGGGCGCCTCCTCGTGGCAGCGGATGCTGGAACCGTATGTCGCCCAACGCTGGAAACTGACGGAGCTGACCGTCAACTACCGCACCCCCGCCGAGATCATGACGGTCGCCGCCGATGTGCTGGCGGCTATCGACCCGGGAGCGACCATCCCCCGGTCGGTGCGCGAATCCGGCTGCCCGCCGCAGGCGGTGCAGGTCGCCGCGGGCGAGTCGCTGGCCGCGGTCGCCGATCTCGTCTCGGCCGAGGCCGAGCGGCCGGGAATCACCGCGGTCCTCACCCCGCACGCCCTCGTCGGCGAGTTCGCCTCGCTGGCAGGAGATTCCGTGCGGGTGCTTACGGTGGCCGATGTGAAGGGACTGGAATTCGACGCGGTCGTGCTGGTGGAACCGCAGGGGATCCTGGACGAGTCACCGCGCGGACTGAACGATCTCTACGTGGCGCTCACCCGTGCCACGCAGCGATTATCGGTGGTGCACACCGGCACCCTGCCCGAGGTCCTCGGCGCACTGCGCTGA
- a CDS encoding universal stress protein encodes MTAYRSIVVGTDGSDSSYVAVEKAAALAGDAGATLYVACAYYPTDDRDVAAAADVLKDEAYQVRGSAPTNEILRVARDKATAAGATNIIERAVVGEPVESLLDLVKEVEADLLVVGNRGLNTLTGRLLGSVPSDVARKSRSDVLIVHTVR; translated from the coding sequence ATGACCGCCTACCGGTCCATTGTCGTCGGCACCGATGGCTCGGACTCGTCGTATGTCGCTGTCGAGAAGGCTGCCGCATTGGCCGGCGACGCGGGCGCCACCCTGTATGTCGCGTGCGCGTACTACCCGACCGACGACCGCGATGTGGCCGCCGCGGCCGATGTCCTCAAGGACGAGGCATACCAGGTGCGTGGCTCCGCGCCGACCAACGAGATCCTGCGGGTCGCGCGTGACAAGGCCACCGCGGCCGGGGCGACCAACATCATCGAGCGCGCCGTCGTCGGCGAACCCGTCGAATCGCTGCTGGATCTGGTCAAGGAGGTCGAGGCCGATCTGCTGGTCGTCGGTAACCGGGGTCTCAACACCCTGACCGGTCGCCTGCTCGGCTCGGTACCCTCCGATGTCGCTCGCAAATCGCGTAGCGACGTGCTCATCGTGCACACCGTCCGCTGA
- a CDS encoding DoxX family protein → MSVLVLIGRILFVVLFVSSAIGHLTQADAMAGYARSKGVPMPKEAVLGSGVVLLIGGLAVLLGVWADLGALLLFVFLLPTAFLMHPFWKESDPEAKQGEMVHFNKDLALAGAALMLFAFFAHVDDLGATITGPLFHLG, encoded by the coding sequence ATGAGTGTTCTGGTGCTGATCGGTCGCATTCTGTTCGTCGTATTGTTCGTCAGTTCGGCGATCGGGCATCTGACCCAGGCCGATGCGATGGCGGGCTATGCCCGGAGCAAGGGGGTGCCGATGCCGAAGGAGGCGGTGCTGGGCTCCGGAGTGGTGCTGCTGATCGGGGGACTCGCCGTGTTGCTCGGGGTGTGGGCCGACCTCGGCGCACTGCTGCTGTTCGTATTCCTGCTGCCCACCGCATTCCTCATGCATCCGTTCTGGAAGGAATCCGATCCGGAGGCGAAACAGGGCGAGATGGTGCATTTCAACAAGGATCTGGCTTTGGCCGGCGCCGCGCTGATGTTGTTCGCCTTCTTCGCGCATGTCGACGATCTGGGTGCCACAATCACCGGCCCGTTATTCCACCTCGGCTGA
- a CDS encoding AraC family transcriptional regulator yields the protein MGSAEHETKGSALPPVPVPPPEVTKGILHPREQERHRRLIRLAAGPETAAYVEWYWSVSWDLRGQDPYPAQVLPFPSVNVSFERSPTRTGGFVNGVTTGKFVRELSGAGETFAAKFRPGGFGAFTGIDVGALRDTAVELTDVLPGATGLTERVLAAPTEGQRRDIVDSWFARAARRSEPDDNYRLVLRIIAAMETDPDLTRVDQVTAGFGIPIRTLQRLFRRYVGAGPKWVLRRYRLQDGAQLLAQGRTADLAALALDLGYFDQAHFGREFANEIGMAPLEYARASLLSENGVSQVPAPKP from the coding sequence ATGGGTTCCGCTGAGCACGAGACGAAAGGGTCTGCGCTGCCACCGGTTCCGGTGCCACCGCCGGAGGTGACGAAAGGCATCCTGCATCCCCGCGAGCAGGAACGGCACCGACGCCTGATCCGGCTGGCCGCCGGGCCCGAGACGGCAGCGTATGTCGAGTGGTACTGGTCGGTGTCCTGGGATCTGCGCGGGCAGGACCCGTATCCGGCGCAGGTGCTGCCGTTCCCGTCGGTCAACGTCAGTTTCGAACGGTCGCCGACACGCACCGGCGGATTCGTCAACGGCGTGACCACGGGCAAATTCGTCCGTGAACTGTCCGGTGCCGGGGAGACCTTCGCCGCCAAATTCCGGCCGGGTGGTTTCGGCGCCTTCACCGGGATCGACGTCGGCGCCCTGCGCGATACCGCCGTCGAGTTGACCGACGTACTACCGGGAGCCACCGGGCTGACCGAGCGGGTGCTGGCGGCGCCGACCGAGGGGCAGCGCCGCGATATCGTCGACTCCTGGTTCGCTCGGGCGGCGCGGCGCAGTGAGCCCGACGACAACTATCGTCTCGTGCTGCGGATCATCGCCGCGATGGAGACCGATCCCGACCTGACCAGGGTCGATCAGGTCACCGCCGGTTTCGGTATCCCGATCCGGACGCTGCAGCGGCTGTTTCGTCGTTATGTCGGCGCCGGGCCCAAATGGGTGTTGCGCCGCTACCGCCTGCAGGACGGTGCGCAACTGCTGGCCCAGGGGCGTACCGCCGATCTGGCGGCGCTGGCATTGGATCTCGGCTATTTCGATCAGGCGCATTTCGGCCGGGAATTCGCCAATGAGATCGGAATGGCGCCTCTGGAATACGCGCGGGCGTCGCTACTGTCGGAGAACGGCGTATCGCAGGTCCCGGCTCCGAAGCCCTGA
- a CDS encoding VOC family protein, with translation MSNHVNPIPDGYHSVNCFLAVPDGNKAIDFYSAVFGAKVLSRNDLPDGQPAHAELSIGDSTIQMGMPIPDHGVRAPESDWVHTSIVHYCPDVDAVIARAAEHGARRTEEPQTFVTGDRYGLVMDPFGHRWVVMTRVEDVSREEGERRVNEWMATQS, from the coding sequence ATGAGCAACCACGTGAATCCGATCCCCGACGGGTACCACTCCGTCAACTGTTTCCTGGCCGTGCCCGACGGCAACAAGGCCATCGATTTCTACTCCGCGGTCTTCGGCGCGAAGGTACTGAGCCGCAACGACCTTCCCGACGGTCAACCCGCTCACGCCGAACTGTCCATCGGCGATTCGACGATTCAGATGGGTATGCCGATCCCCGACCACGGCGTGCGCGCACCCGAATCGGACTGGGTGCATACCAGCATCGTGCACTACTGCCCCGACGTCGACGCGGTGATCGCCCGGGCAGCCGAGCACGGTGCGCGGCGTACCGAGGAGCCGCAGACATTCGTCACCGGTGACCGCTACGGCCTGGTGATGGATCCGTTCGGCCATCGCTGGGTGGTGATGACCCGAGTCGAGGACGTCTCGCGCGAAGAGGGCGAACGGCGGGTCAACGAGTGGATGGCCACCCAGAGCTGA